The window GAAAGGGTTATAATTAGCTGGCAAAGTAGGGCAAATAACACTATTAAAGACATAGGAGAACAGATACTTACCAGACAAGAACAATGAATGAGCAACGGAAGTCACAAAAATTGAATGAGCTTTTTGCCAATTGGAGCATTCAAGAAAATGTTCAAGGGCCTTTAGTAGATCACCTTGGTAATGGAAATATACCGCCTGCATCAGTATAAGTGGGGGGAAATAATTATCATTACCagcaaagaaaaaaaggtaGTTATAGTCTATTTAAGGATGGAGCTAAGTTTCAGCATCTATGATTTTTTCACAAATGGAATCCAACCAATTCATCCAGATAAATGTCCAGGGTATTGTGTTAacaagttcaaattattaaagTCCACACACAGCTACAGACATACCATAGCCTCATGCAGCCATGCTGATGGAACACCCAAGTCTTTAATGAATCGGTGCTGTATTTCTTGTGAACTCCAGGATTCGCAATATTGGAACAAAATTTCCCTAATAAGAGTGGCCTGGAGATATGGGAAATCGTCACGGTAAGGCATATGGAGGACAACATAGATGGCCCAATGACATTGCCCAAGACACAACAGTTGAGAAACAAAACTCATGTCAAGAACATGGAGATCATTAGAACAGAAAGCACCAACAGCTTCCAGTACActacgttgatgccaaagcatatGGTAGTCAAGTGCATCACAGGTTGAAGAAAAAGCACTAAacatagtcttcaagagcccaAACTCACTCTCTTCACTCGCATGAAGGAGCATAAGATAATAGGCTAAGTCAAAGCGGTCCCCAACACTCCAGTTCACAGCCTCCTCAACCAGTCCCTCATCAATGTAAACTGGAATAGGATATGGAGCCTTTCCAGCATCAAGGAGCTGCTGATATGTGTGAATGATGCCGGCTAAAGAAGTATCAGGAGGTAGCTGATACCACATCAACAACCCTAGATATCTTTTCCAATCAATTACTGAATCTTGCAAAGCACCTTGAATATTACCAGCAAGTAACTCATACAACCTCAACCTGTCCTTCTCAATAAAGTTGAAGTCCAGCCCATTGGTTCTCCAAAGGTCAAGCTGCCGAGCCATATCAGATCGATTCACAGTTGACCCACCAGCCTGACTCAGCAAACAAGCTAGTCTTACATCTCCTCTGGAAGCAGACAATTCAACTGCGACATCAAGCTGCCGCCCAGTCAGAAGTAAGAAGATGTGCTCTAAATCACGGGACTCATTTAAACAGCTTATTTCTTCTTGTACTCGGTGGCAAACACTTTCTTGCAACCAATAACTGAACTGTGCTCTGCGAACAAAAGGGAGTGCTTCTGGATCAATGTCTGGAGAACCATCCTTCTTATCACCCAGCATatcctcctcatcatcaacatctacAGGTGTTGAATGTCCACTGACCTCCCTGACAGAAAAGAGAACCTTTATCAATTCCCAGACCATAACTTGGTGCATCAGAACCCCACGGGCAGAAGCAGATAAGCAAGGAACATCAAGCTGCTTCTCAATAATATCTATATAACTCCGGCAGATCTCAGGAAGCACTAGGCGATTAGATACAACCTTTTGAAGCTTTAGTCTGAACGACCCAACTTCAACTTCCATTGTTTCATGACTTATTGACTTGTGGAGACTCAATGGTGAGGCAAAACAGCAATCAATAAGCTCCTCTTTCACTTTGTTGTTTTCATCCCTAACCACCTTGTTAATTGCAACCTTTTCTACATTGACAATAGACGATAATACACCAGGACCAGTGCTACCAACAGGTGAGCCACAGTGGACAAGGACACCATTTGGACCCCAACCAACCCGAAATGACCTTCCCATGAACAATCCTGCATCAACTACATATCTAGAATGGTGTCCAGTTACTGGAGTTTCATGTTTAAGATCCAATTGGAAGCCTCTAACTTTTGTTGTCCTTGGTGCAATGCCCAGATTTTGACGAGCCATCAGAATGGTCCCTGGTTGGTCTGAACCTTTTATATTGTACTCAAGTAAAGATTGTGGGGTTTTCCGCACAATGGGAGGACTAACTCTATGGCTCATCTTCCTGGATGAATACTGTAAACTAGGTCTTCCATACTCTCTACTAAAACTCTGTTTCTCACGCGAAAATAGTCCATCAAAATCTTCAGTTTCCCCCTCCTCAACAGGAAACATTACCATTCTCATTTCTTGCATCTTGATGGGATCAAGCCCAAGATGAGCAGGCAGGGAATGGGATAGAACAGCTCCATCGGGACCAATTTGAGGTTCTTCATCAACTTCACATGGCTCACCACCATCCACCTCCTCTGGATGTTGAGCTGCAGTAGCTTCATCCATGATgatatcatcttcatcatcttcacttAATCCAAATCTGCTAAAATGGCGAACCAAGAATTTCCATTCACCATTCAATGGGTCAAAGGAAATGAAGCATGCTCCCTGCTTTTCTGTGATGATCTTAAGTTTCTCAGCAATGCTATCCAGTTTAACCCTCTCATCAGACAATGGTTTTATTTGAAGCACCAAAGTTACTTCAGCAGCTTTATTAAGACCCTCACCGATAGCAGGCTTGTCAGTTTCATCCTCATATACTACAACCTCATGCCTATCAAACTTGACAATTTGATCTAATTCCAACCATCTGACATCAGTTTCACCAAGAAACTTAACCCATCCATATCCAACCCTTCCAACCGTGAAATTCCGAACACGACAGCAGTGGCCAGGATCATTGAGTTCTTGAGCATCCAAGTCCAATAGGGAAGGTTCCATAAAATAATCAGATGAATGCAAAACAGGAAAGGAAGCTTTGATGTCGCTGAGAGCCCAACATGAAGGATTGTACATGTCAACAGAAATCTTTCCTTTCTTGCATTGAGATGGAAGGTACAAGCTCAAAGTTCCAGAATCAAATTTACTACAATAGTAAGTTTCAAAGGAAACGCTGTTTCTAACACCACAAAGTTCATCATAAATCCCTAAACACAGAAAAAGTAAAACCCATTCatcaaaattataaataaataaatgaataagcACCATATGCTGTCAAGATTGACAATGTTAACCTCAAGGAATTCCAAATAAAACCCACAGTACCCAacaattattttttatgaactACACAGTACTTAATACACTGGTAAATGAAGTAATGTGAGCAACAAATAGTTACAGAAGTTCAGTAgacaaagttttaaaaaaaaaattaagagctTCTGACGAGCATAGAAGCCTCGAAGAATCTGCAGATGCAAACAAATAAGCACCAAAAAAATGGATAAACCCTAGATGAGAAGAACTTTACAACGAACCGCTGCTTAGAAGAAACACAGACATAAATACCAGAAACGCATATGACGAAATAAAAGAAACTATAAATTCAAAAATATTGAAACTATATAATGACATTTGAACTCAATACAGGAAAATTGGAGTAAAATGATCCGAAAAGGCAAAAGTATAAAGAGACTGAAGGCTTACCAGGTGCATGAGCAGAAGAAGTAGACGCCATTATCGAATTAAAcgaaagatgaagaaggaaattACAACGTTCAAGATTTATCTTTCGCAAACGACTAGAGAAGTTTCTAATGCAGGTTGTTTCAGCTGAGCACGGGAACGAAGAAATAGTACAGTGGAGGGAGGCGACGGAGGTGACTTTGGAAAAAGGCGGAGAAGGGAACGATATGAGATTTGGGAATTGGAACGGAAGTCTGGAACTGGTGCAACTTCGAACTCGGGACCATACCCTCGGGGCTGGTACCTTTCCGGCTTACCCCTTATGAGTAGTTCTGATAAgatctttttttattcaaccaacaaaaaacaaaaaagataagatcttttttggggggaaaaagAACTCGCCCGGGGGAGCGTGTACACTGCGCTCAGACACATAaatggggtgaaatgaccatcccaccccaaATTAAAGGTGGAAATGACCGTCAGATTGATGCTTCCATACACTCTCCCATTGACCCCACACGTGTGCAGAGGCCAAGCTCCCCCAACAAAGAACTCTTCTCCGTTTTTTTAAGGGAGAGGGATAAAGCACACCACACATGTGCAATAAAGTAGCAGGAAGCACCAATAGGGGTGCAAGATGGGGTATCATACAAGAAGGGCAAgagagtaaaagagagagagaaccacaCACCCACACAATGGGCGCTGGCTTATGATATACCAATGATGTGTCCGgtctttttcctttcatttttataGGCAGGCCGAATATAGTTGAACATTTTTTTGAGGGGGGTAAAAGatagttgaactcatgacctcttgaTGTTAAGTGTCgctcatggttctaagtatcggttgACCTCTTAATGTTAAGTGTCgctcatggttctaagtatcgattGTATTGACGTATTGGTCGATATGATATCTATACAAATTTGATACTGATGTATTGACATATCAACAGTGACTAATACAACCATTGATATCGATACCTTTAACCATGGTGTTGATCCTTGCCAACTAAACTACTCCCATTGGATTCTAAATCGCTGTTTAAGCTTAGGagatgcatagcatattgacattGGATGAGTTTAGTGGCCAATAGAGGCAATCAACCCACGGTCCATGATAAAATTCAAGAACCATTAATTTTGTTCAAAATGGAATCAACTAAACCCTGGAAGTTGGAATATAAGAGATATAATCCATTGATTTCCGATTGTTTAATtaactaaaaataaatatagaatggttaaaaaaaaatagagatcaAACATGAATCATGAGCGATTCAAAATAGTATTGCCGGAATCTTCAGAATCATGATCAATCTCAACAGATTCTGATTTTATTTCACAGGGACCGGTATCAGTTACCGCTGTTATtagataccaataccaatacaaaTCGGCCATGTCAAGTCAGATCGATTTTATCACAATACCTTAATCCATAGAAGTGGATTAGGGAGTATTGACTTTTCTAATGGTCAACCGTATTTTCTACCTTGGCCTTCTGCTATTGTTAATGTTTTTCAGTTTATGGAATTAGTTATGAAAGCCGAGGAACCTTAAGGCTgagtttggaagccaagaaaagaaacagaagaaaagaaaaaaaaaacaaaaaaaaaacacataatgAGATCAAAATCATTATGATGCAATacttgatttatgtgtctatttgtctcttcaaattcaaaattgtaatttattttcttcacaTCCAAACATAACGTAAAGGAACTGTTTTTTGCCCTGTTTCAACGGTCTAgggtttggtttttgtttttccgTATCTTACATCTATTGTGCTGTGGGCCTGTGGGTATTCCTCATCCTGGCTTTTCTACATTGTAGCCCATCTTTGTTAGTACTTTTTTAGCCCATTTCCTTTCAGACCCATCCGGTTATTGTGTTTTCCTGttacataataataatattaattgATTCTTCCTCTCTAGAGAGAATATCCCAAAAATCTTTAATTTAGgtatcataataataataataaggaaaaatatcatcccctctCCTCTAAGTATCTATAATATCAATCAAATACCCAAATTTTAAATAATGATAAtatcttcctttatttttctaagATTCTACCAACTGTACCCTAACCATTAAAAAAGACCATTAAATGCTGACATGGTAtgtacaaaatttttaaaactccaaaatacccttcataTAAATTTATTCTAATTTTACCCTTCCCTACTTACCCTTTTCGTCTTCTTTTCCCATTTCCTATTTTTCCTCTGTGCtgcttattcttcttcttccgctagcaccacctccacctctgcCGTCTCCGATCCATCACCAAATACAATCCCTGCCATCTCCATTTGCACCGTCGTAAGCCACTGATGCCTCGAATCAATCATCAGCTTCACCGCAGGACATCATCCGCACCGTCGTGTCCATCCCACTATTTCTCCGCCTCGTGTGACCGTGTCGACCCCAGGTATGCGATTCTTAGCTTCGTCTCGCATTCCTACCCTAATGCCACTCCTCCTATCCACCGCAACACTGGTGCCATTAATTGCAGGCAGCTCCATCGCCCACATTAAATGTGACATCGACTCTTCCCCATCCTCCACGTAGTCAACAAAGCACCGAATTCAACCATGCCCGATAAATCTCCCATCATccattttgtcttttcttctctagtGTCCCACCCTCCtcgtttcttctctcttcatttgTTCTGTTCACTTCATTTCGTCTACtttattcttccttttttttttctttcttgtatcttgtttgtcttttcttctctaatgtGCCATCCACCCAATTTCTTCCCTCTCCTCATTGATTCTACActaaatgaagagagagaagaaaaaccgTTCTTCTCCGAACGCGGCGGAGATCGAACCCATTGAACCAAACCCAACAGCTCCAGTAGCCATTAACAGTAGTAGCAGAAATGAGGAGGGAAGAAACGCAAAATCCCTTATGGGGAAACATCTCTAGTTGGGTTTTGTTGCTGTTGGGTTTTCTTCATCCAACAATACTTATTGATGTTAACAGAATTTTTCTCTGAGCTGAATGCCAAAAATTGAAGTTCGGACGAACAagcattcatttttttttttacagttcCAGTGAAACGTTAGAGCTGGGACGTGATGCCCATAAACAGTGCCTTCGATCTTCATAACCAAAGGTAGTTACTGCAATTTTTGGTAGTTAAAAACGTTGCAAATAGGCCTGAAACAGGCAAGTATTAACCTAAAATCGATTAAAATGACCTTGAATTACTAGGTCAGATTGACTGGATTCAGAATCGATGGTCATTCCGATTCAAATCGATTGATTCAACTAATCCATTTCTGAGTTATCAACTTAGCCAACAGGGAAAAAAAGAGTGAAGAATCAGAAAtatatttgacatatgtttcgCAGGAGGGGTttcggcggtggtggtggtgctggcggtaGAAGAGGTTCGAAGTCGGCAGGGGTGGTGATGACGGTGGTGCTAGcggaagaagcagaagaagaagcagcacaAAGGAACGAGaggaaatgggagaagaagaacaaaagcgAAAGGAGGGAAGGGTAAAGTTGGAATAAAGTTATATGAagagtattttggggttttataaCTTTTGTACATGTCATGTCATTACTTAATGGCGTTTTTTAATTGTTAGGGTatgattgatagaatcttggaaAAGTAAAAGTAGgtattatcattattcaaaacttgggtatttgattgatattatggatacttaggggaggggatgatattttccctactaataataatattattattatataatatttgtctcaagaaaaatatatattaatccctcttgagagagagagagaaagagagatgtcATGGAGACGGTGGGTGTATAATTGTTCCTCTCTGGAGAATATCCTTAACATAGTATCTTTTAACTTAattataatattaatttttttctcacaacaaaataaaattaattcctcttgaaagagagagaatcatgGAGATGGTGTCCGTACTGTGCATAATGGTCACCATCCACAACaaccatctttttttatttgttcattgTTAGGAGCCATGCTTAACCATTAATTGATAATTGGGTAAATTGTAGACGCAGATTAAAAAATTGGATCGGATTGACTGATCCGGATTGGACTCAACAGATACTGATACTGATTTTGATCGTTGGAAGCTACAAGCCAATGTGCTAGGCATCGGATCCATCGAACATGTAAACAACACGAGGGGGGGTTTGAAAAAGGAGGTCTCTAGTGCCATAACAACATTCATTGGAACTATAATTTGACTAAGGGTAGTTATTGGTGTCACTAGTGTCAGTGATGTGTCCAGAACTCACAAGAGAAATCTAAGTAGATATTCAtgattttctatatataaaCCATGCTTAGATTTGGGAGAATGCACAATAATGACTATAGTAATGATAAATATGCACGTACATACATGAGAAGCATGCAAATACATAGGGTGTTAGATTAAATTAAACTCTAAAATTGAAGTGTGGCTAACCTATGgcgtattctctctctctttctatagATATACATTCATcaaagtcttttatttcttttatatcaatttttttttcctccaatcAAAGtagagatttttattttttttaattagacaCGTGGGTGCCTTGTACATTTTAACGGTGTCGACTATATTcacaaaatccattttttaaaCATTGAAtacaatttaaaataataaaattgtaaattatatttaaataaGGCTATACAGACTTGAATCGTAGGCTTTACTAGTAAAACAAATCAAACTTATTGTTATCGAGATGATTCATCAAACGTGGTGCTGAAACATTCGCAATATTCAAATTATTCTTAGGTTTCAAAAAATCAAACTGAATGTCAAACTCATAACTATCTTAAGTTATAACTAAGAGCATAATCTCAATTATTAACAAAAGTGAAAGCATAATAGTTTTTAATATATAGGTTTATCAATTTCGAAATGCCTTCAACTCTTTTTCAAATCACATATAAAATACTCGTTAAACTAATAGCAACTTGTTGGTGTCCTTCTAACTTGTGTTTTACTACGACAAATACTTTTCTATGTTAATAAACCATGTTTAATCTCATTCATCTGTTTTATGGTGAACAAAAATAATATAAGAAAAGCATTTAAAAAACTAAAGTTTTTGTTAGAAAACATAAATACCATTTTGAGAATGGGATCTAAACATATATAATTTAAAATCATAGAATAATAAACTAATatcatataatatataattaaaataatattctCTCTTAAATCCCCTCCCCTTTCATTTGTTGGATCTACACTTAGagattactcaaaaaaaaaaaaaaaaataaaaaaattcttacTGATCTACCATAGATATAATTCGTTAAAAATGTCAAATTAAGGGTCCCATTTTCAAGATGCCTTTTAATGTATCATGATTGATGGAAAAATAATGACATATGGTGACGTATGTGGATTGTGAAACATCTCAGCATGCAACTAGGCCccactccaaaaaaaaacaaaaaaaaaaaactaagccCCACTCTGGCGGATCAGATTGTGTACTTTCTTTTACCATTATGCCTTCCTTCCACAGACTATGGATAGCACCGGGAGTCTCACACGTGTGAACTTACCACGCCCAGAAGCTCATCCATGTAGAAGCCACCCCCGTCCACCACTTTAAAAAGTGGACCATATTAACACAATAGAATACCTCAAGTACACGTGTCAATGTGTCAGTGACCAACGATACACCCACTTGTGGTCTCTACTAATGTATATGACTTGACTACCATTATAGCTTCAACCAACCATATCATTGGGAGGCTGTTTAGAACTATACAAATACATCATTTACACTACACTCTCACTTTTATTAAAATCAATCTCTTTTTGGTCCCTCAAGACCActcacttttccttttttttcttttttcatttttaatttcaaaCCTAATGaatgaattataaaaaattaaaaaaaaaactctctccccTCATCTTTAACTTTCATGCCAATTGGGTTATCATAGTCATCAAGGTTTCTAAACCTAATTAATCAACAATAATACAAGTAAAGATAATACTAACAATGTTGGTTTAATATTGCTTTGCATCTCAATATTAGCAGCATATATGCAGTCCACATTGGACCCAAATCACACTGACACATAGGTTTCATTCTCACAAGTCTCGGTAGATGCATTGATATCAATATAAAATAgctaaaaaacaattaaaataagcATTCTAAAAAGCTTATAGACTATTGAAAATACAATGAAAAAGGAGCACTATATAATATGGGAAAGGGAATGACACATTTGTCTGCTTATATTGGCATCATACACGTCTAACAAATAGCAAGAAGCAGGAGAACAATTTCAGTGGGTGTCAATTACGGATgttaattggtttggttttggttaattcgttcaattttgattcaattcaagGTATAAACTataatcaaaccatttattaaacagttctAATATCCCAATCAAATTCAATTAATAATTGGTTTCGGTTAAACTGTTTTAGTTTCGGTTTTGTTGTTGATTCAAGTTACCAGTATTGGGCCCTAGTGGGAATGAACTTgtttttgttgggcttgaaccATGACAATTAGGCTCAATTTGTGACTTAAGGAATAAAAACAGTTTGAATTAATTTACATGGTGTAAATCCATGACAAAAcagtataatttttttatttttttgggtgcaattcaAAGGTCGGCCATGATTCCATCAGgaccccacaaggaggcaaggaGAGAACCCACAAGGGGTTAAATATGGTACCCaaaggctccacttcttggaaagcaaataAATGTGGATTGGATGTTACTAAGGAGACTTAAACCACCAATCAAGTTCCTGACGAATATCTCCCAAAGGAGTAGCGAACCACTAGGGCAAGCCTTGAATTGTCTATGAGAAGATAGATagactatgaaagacatgtacACCGCGAGTGTGTGTGCCCacctttttcccatataatatATCCAAAGTTTAAAATATGAACACCACATATTTTACTCTTTTCATCTAATGGCTTGGATTAGCCTAGTTGATATCCCATTTGGCAAAATAAATaatcaagaatgccttccttagTTACTTATTTATATATACCAATACTATTATAACCTTGGGTTTAAGAAAAAACAATGAACCCCACTTTTTCCAATATTATTTATGTTGGTGATGTGAGTTTGGAAAGATGACTCCCATTAACATCACCTCTCAATCACTTTCTTAGGAGAAAGAATCCAAATcgaacaattaaaaataaaagcaaaaagcAGCTAAGGTGTTGGGCTatattgggtggtggtggtgggtatctAAATGTGAGGCAAGAGGGAGAGATTCTTGATTCAAAAACAAATACCTTTTTCCACCTTCTTGGGTTAATAATACTTCAACACAGCGCACTTGGATTAAAGTATTTATAAGTAGTCTATTCTAACTTAACATCAccatttatttatataatttatttcttgttctttttggTCTTGGTCTAGACTCTAGATAAACCATTATGGCATTATATATGGAAGCTCAAGATATCCCATACATGATATATATATGGTTGCAAGCTCATTGGGCaatctatttataataagcACTTGTGAGAC is drawn from Telopea speciosissima isolate NSW1024214 ecotype Mountain lineage chromosome 1, Tspe_v1, whole genome shotgun sequence and contains these coding sequences:
- the LOC122667805 gene encoding nuclear pore complex protein NUP96 isoform X2, with the translated sequence MASTSSAHAPGIYDELCGVRNSVSFETYYCSKFDSGTLSLYLPSQCKKGKISVDMYNPSCWALSDIKASFPVLHSSDYFMEPSLLDLDAQELNDPGHCCRVRNFTVGRVGYGWVKFLGETDVRWLELDQIVKFDRHEVVVYEDETDKPAIGEGLNKAAEVTLVLQIKPLSDERVKLDSIAEKLKIITEKQGACFISFDPLNGEWKFLVRHFSRFGLSEDDEDDIIMDEATAAQHPEEVDGGEPCEVDEEPQIGPDGAVLSHSLPAHLGLDPIKMQEMRMVMFPVEEGETEDFDGLFSREKQSFSREYGRPSLQYSSRKMSHRVSPPIVRKTPQSLLEYNIKGSDQPGTILMARQNLGIAPRTTKVRGFQLDLKHETPVTGHHSRYVVDAGLFMGRSFRVGWGPNGVLVHCGSPVGSTGPGVLSSIVNVEKVAINKVVRDENNKVKEELIDCCFASPLSLHKSISHETMEVEVGSFRLKLQKVVSNRLVLPEICRSYIDIIEKQLDVPCLSASARGVLMHQVMVWELIKVLFSVREVSGHSTPVDVDDEEDMLGDKKDGSPDIDPEALPFVRRAQFSYWLQESVCHRVQEEISCLNESRDLEHIFLLLTGRQLDVAVELSASRGDVRLACLLSQAGGSTVNRSDMARQLDLWRTNGLDFNFIEKDRLRLYELLAGNIQGALQDSVIDWKRYLGLLMWYQLPPDTSLAGIIHTYQQLLDAGKAPYPIPVYIDEGLVEEAVNWSVGDRFDLAYYLMLLHASEESEFGLLKTMFSAFSSTCDALDYHMLWHQRSVLEAVGAFCSNDLHVLDMSFVSQLLCLGQCHWAIYVVLHMPYRDDFPYLQATLIREILFQYCESWSSQEIQHRFIKDLGVPSAWLHEAMAVYFHYQGDLLKALEHFLECSNWQKAHSIFVTSVAHSLFLSAKHSEICRLAVSMEEHKSEIADWDLGAGIYISFYIIKNTIRDGAMYDPDSLERNKASCREFFGRLNESLAVWGSRLPADARATYSEMAEELCAILILDGGEASTYEDQLSCFETMFNAPIPEDLREGHLQDAVSVFTCYLTEMAS
- the LOC122667805 gene encoding nuclear pore complex protein NUP96 isoform X1 codes for the protein MASTSSAHAPGIYDELCGVRNSVSFETYYCSKFDSGTLSLYLPSQCKKGKISVDMYNPSCWALSDIKASFPVLHSSDYFMEPSLLDLDAQELNDPGHCCRVRNFTVGRVGYGWVKFLGETDVRWLELDQIVKFDRHEVVVYEDETDKPAIGEGLNKAAEVTLVLQIKPLSDERVKLDSIAEKLKIITEKQGACFISFDPLNGEWKFLVRHFSRFGLSEDDEDDIIMDEATAAQHPEEVDGGEPCEVDEEPQIGPDGAVLSHSLPAHLGLDPIKMQEMRMVMFPVEEGETEDFDGLFSREKQSFSREYGRPSLQYSSRKMSHRVSPPIVRKTPQSLLEYNIKGSDQPGTILMARQNLGIAPRTTKVRGFQLDLKHETPVTGHHSRYVVDAGLFMGRSFRVGWGPNGVLVHCGSPVGSTGPGVLSSIVNVEKVAINKVVRDENNKVKEELIDCCFASPLSLHKSISHETMEVEVGSFRLKLQKVVSNRLVLPEICRSYIDIIEKQLDVPCLSASARGVLMHQVMVWELIKVLFSVREVSGHSTPVDVDDEEDMLGDKKDGSPDIDPEALPFVRRAQFSYWLQESVCHRVQEEISCLNESRDLEHIFLLLTGRQLDVAVELSASRGDVRLACLLSQAGGSTVNRSDMARQLDLWRTNGLDFNFIEKDRLRLYELLAGNIQGALQDSVIDWKRYLGLLMWYQLPPDTSLAGIIHTYQQLLDAGKAPYPIPVYIDEGLVEEAVNWSVGDRFDLAYYLMLLHASEESEFGLLKTMFSAFSSTCDALDYHMLWHQRSVLEAVGAFCSNDLHVLDMSFVSQLLCLGQCHWAIYVVLHMPYRDDFPYLQATLIREILFQYCESWSSQEIQHRFIKDLGVPSAWLHEAMAVYFHYQGDLLKALEHFLECSNWQKAHSIFVTSVAHSLFLSAKHSEICRLAVSMEEHKSEIADWDLGAGIYISFYIIKNTIRDGAMYDLESLERNKASCREFFGRLNESLAVWGSRLPADARATYSEMAEELCAILILDGGEASTYEDQLSCFETMFNAPIPEDLREGHLQDAVSVFTCYLTEMAS